In a genomic window of Chrysemys picta bellii isolate R12L10 chromosome 1, ASM1138683v2, whole genome shotgun sequence:
- the LOC135976218 gene encoding uncharacterized protein LOC135976218: MQSSPAVMAMQSVNRKRAPAWTDREVLDLIAVWGDESVLSELRSKRRNAKIYEKISKDMAERGYSRDATQCRVKIKELRQGYQKTKEANGRSGSHPQTSRFYEALHSILGAAATTTPPVTVDSEDGILSTAGSSDMLGDGEDEEGDEEGEAVGSSHNADFPDSQDLFITLTEIPYEASPAITPDTESGEGSATPSATVSQPSLESHSQRLARIRRRKKRTREDMFSELMASSQAQAAQQTQWRENLTRMHQANMDREERWRQEDQQATLTLLGLLREQTDTLRRLVDVLQERRQEDRAPLQSISNRPPPPPSPIPTSPKVQRRRGGRVPANSHSTPAESSSSRRLSFPKI, translated from the exons atgcagagctctccagcagtgatggccatgcagtctgtgaatagaaagagagccccagcatggactgatcgtgaagtcttggatctcatcgctgtgtggggcgatgagtccgtgctttccgagctgcgatccaaaagaaggaatgcaaagatctacgagaagatctctaaagacatggcagagagaggatacagccgggatgcaacgcagtgccgcgtgaaaatcaaggagctgagacaaggctaccagaagaccaaagaggcaaacggacgctccggatcccatccccagacatcccgtttctacgaggcactgcattccatcctcggtgctgccgccaccactaccccaccagtgaccgtggactctgaggatgggatactgtccacggccggttcctcagacatgttaggggacggggaagatgaggaaggagatgaggagggcgaggcagttggcagctctcacaacgctgatttccccgacagccaggatctcttcatcacccttacagagatcccctacgaagcgtccccagccattaccccggacacagaatctggtgaaggatcagcca ccccgtctgcgactgtctcacaacctagcctggaatcacactcccagaggctagcgcggattaggcgtaggaagaagaggacacgggaggacatgttctctgagcttatggcctcttcccaagcccaggcagcacagcagacccagtggcgggagaacttgacccgaatgcaccaagccaacatggatcgggaggagaggtggcggcaggaagaccagcaggcgactctaacgctgcttggactactgagggagcaaacggacacactccggcgccttgtggatgttctgcaggaacggaggcaggaggacagagccccgctgcagtccatctctaaccgccctcccccgccaccaagtcccatacccacctcacccaaagtgcaaagaaggagaggcggcagagtccctgctaactctcactccacccctgcagagagctctagtagcagaaggctctcatttcccaaaatttga